A region from the Lentimonas sp. CC4 genome encodes:
- a CDS encoding fatty acid desaturase has translation MKIKNWDIFLFIVFYHLLILALIPAAISAASWGATILFLITYIIGGMSITVGYHRLYAHKSYSANAFFEWCVLLGSALSMEMSALKWSHDHRIHHNHVDTDKDPYSIKKGFWYAHVLWLFDYQRDYQPSLIPDLLKNPRVVLQDRYYGAFVVVVNLAVFGIGCLFVSPFASFYFGVLLRMAMIHHSTWFINSLCHTIGSRTYARELSAVDNALLALVTFGEGYHNYHHAFAADYRNGIRWYHFDPSKWTIWLASKLGMTDKLRVINTVALQKALVLKDKKLIIEHLEEEMDAVAAELKAKLEEVSAAFEEKAAAIMLKARELKQASEDQKQSIQQELKAQRASLKVTWNEWIVLTKQVARDYELAH, from the coding sequence ATGAAAATCAAAAACTGGGACATCTTTCTATTCATCGTTTTCTACCACCTTCTCATTCTCGCACTGATACCTGCAGCGATCAGTGCGGCATCTTGGGGAGCTACGATACTCTTCCTGATCACTTACATTATAGGTGGTATGTCGATCACAGTAGGCTATCATCGCCTCTACGCACATAAGTCCTACTCAGCGAATGCGTTTTTTGAGTGGTGCGTGTTACTTGGCTCGGCGCTTTCGATGGAAATGTCTGCACTAAAGTGGTCACACGATCACCGTATTCACCACAACCACGTCGATACCGACAAAGACCCCTACTCGATCAAAAAGGGGTTCTGGTATGCGCACGTGCTCTGGTTATTCGACTACCAGCGTGATTACCAACCATCGCTAATCCCGGATTTGCTAAAAAATCCACGTGTGGTGCTGCAAGACCGCTACTACGGTGCTTTTGTCGTGGTGGTCAACCTAGCCGTGTTTGGCATCGGCTGTCTCTTCGTAAGCCCCTTTGCTTCCTTCTACTTCGGCGTGCTGCTACGCATGGCGATGATCCACCACAGCACATGGTTTATTAACTCACTCTGCCACACAATCGGTTCAAGAACCTACGCCCGTGAGCTCAGCGCAGTAGACAATGCCCTACTCGCGCTAGTGACTTTCGGTGAAGGCTACCACAATTACCACCACGCTTTTGCAGCGGACTACCGCAACGGCATTCGCTGGTATCACTTCGATCCGTCCAAATGGACTATCTGGCTAGCATCCAAGCTCGGCATGACCGATAAACTGCGCGTGATCAATACTGTCGCACTCCAGAAAGCACTGGTGCTTAAGGACAAGAAACTGATCATTGAGCACCTGGAAGAAGAAATGGACGCCGTTGCCGCTGAACTCAAAGCGAAACTGGAAGAAGTTTCCGCAGCTTTTGAAGAAAAGGCCGCAGCGATCATGCTCAAGGCACGTGAACTCAAGCAGGCAAGTGAAGATCAGAAACAGTCCATTCAGCAAGAGCTAAAAGCGCAACGCGCTTCGCTGAAGGTGACGTGGAATGAGTGGATCGTGCTGACCAAGCAAGTCGCGCGGGACTACGAACTGGCGCACTAG
- a CDS encoding LamG domain-containing protein codes for MFMYKAAYRFCIGCLLGLTVSQQASGIVLSYYRFEKDYDAGIGLEARDEKDLENLGGFALIADAATVDDSASPGSLPPLFVPDPEFGSSNTASLDGLEPNINAKAAHNSKLDVPELTVELFARTEESTAVMAARSTSDLTNASVPIADGFRIYDPQALKVDFWTYDGVLGSQVMHTISTSYGMDFDGTVNGVAEWRHVAFSYEYGIGRLYLDQEVIGSTTVNAGDELYWGDGSSSGAEVFVGIEMDGYDFSKTDNDNGYVDELRFSDEALAPKFLLQPVPEPNAYALILGLISGAAVCARRRR; via the coding sequence ATGTTTATGTATAAAGCCGCTTATAGATTTTGTATTGGGTGTTTGCTTGGCCTGACTGTTAGTCAGCAAGCGTCAGGTATTGTGCTTTCGTATTACCGCTTCGAGAAAGATTATGATGCAGGCATTGGCCTTGAGGCTCGTGATGAAAAAGATTTAGAGAATCTGGGTGGCTTTGCACTAATCGCTGATGCAGCGACTGTGGATGACTCTGCGAGTCCTGGATCGTTACCACCATTATTTGTGCCTGACCCTGAATTCGGTTCCAGCAATACGGCGAGTTTGGACGGCTTGGAGCCGAACATTAACGCGAAGGCCGCGCATAATTCAAAATTAGATGTGCCAGAATTGACGGTTGAGCTCTTTGCACGCACGGAGGAATCAACTGCGGTGATGGCCGCGCGTAGCACCAGTGATCTTACCAACGCGAGTGTGCCGATTGCTGATGGGTTTCGCATCTATGATCCACAGGCACTCAAAGTTGATTTCTGGACGTATGATGGCGTGCTAGGTTCTCAAGTGATGCATACGATTTCGACTTCTTATGGTATGGATTTTGATGGCACAGTTAACGGTGTGGCTGAGTGGCGACATGTGGCATTCTCATACGAATACGGCATTGGACGTTTATATCTTGATCAAGAAGTAATCGGATCTACCACAGTTAACGCTGGCGATGAGCTGTATTGGGGCGATGGCTCCAGCAGCGGTGCGGAAGTCTTTGTTGGCATTGAGATGGATGGCTATGATTTTTCCAAAACCGATAACGATAATGGATATGTCGATGAGCTGCGCTTCTCGGACGAGGCTTTGGCTCCGAAGTTCTTGCTTCAACCCGTGCCAGAGCCGAATGCCTATGCGCTTATCTTAGGGCTGATATCAGGGGCAGCCGTCTGCGCACGACGCCGGCGCTAG
- a CDS encoding alpha-amylase family glycosyl hydrolase: MANTVEHISRAFWESDDSGLVILSSDWDASGLPPILLGPVDQDLGALKRLSPEESGRYCRYFRRKKSWVFTFQSKRYPQLQDSKARVFLAGDFNEWGEAIGEPEWELVPLKDEAGATYEVSVPAKDIPEGGTFKFKFVTEDGHWLDVPESAPNMVSCADGVSNFEFNPMQTGKHIFRFQTPKGYVPQGNEKIIWREGEHEEVHELPHTQFLLSASTDLPLGAIVEEGRTTFRLFAPRASGVKLAYGQKADASDAVLVDMSCVDGVTWEVAFDESLVGSYYTFRVLGKSHEGTSHFDENFVVLDPYAKACLGARGPAIVVDPARLQKIENQFTPPGWHDLVILEGHVRDLAAHAPIELTAEERRGYSGLRKWLKAEGSYLQEIGVNAIELQPIQEFDNIETEDYHWGYMTTNYFSPESSYALEPEKASQIEEFRGLVQDFHDKGISVIVDVVYNHVGEPNHLLFVDKCYYFHMDEANDLMNWSGCGNDLRCDTPMARRLIIESLIHLIETYDVDGFRFDLAELIGIEVLREIEVELKKVKPSVILIAEPWSFRGHIQDELKETGFASWNDGFRESIAKYVEAKGNQDMIQYFLAGSPSSSRFAAQTINYTESHDDHCWMDRITERAESDGSDPTLLDRRRTHLMAAVLFASLGVPMLAEGQDFMRSKLGISNTYQRGDVNALDYNRRLVFSGTHSYFRNWIKFRLSDLGRAFRYDGALQEGYLKFFVAEGSSAVVAVFNADRSLDAPKLIFAVNPHLEYANITCDADCFEGAIQIADQDRFKMSGLQSARIPMGGETVHLPPLVCGLWIVQ, translated from the coding sequence ATGGCAAATACAGTCGAACATATCTCTCGTGCATTCTGGGAATCGGATGATTCCGGGCTAGTAATTCTATCCTCAGACTGGGATGCGAGTGGCTTGCCACCGATTTTACTGGGGCCGGTTGATCAGGATCTGGGTGCGCTGAAGCGCTTGAGCCCTGAAGAAAGCGGCCGTTATTGCCGCTACTTCCGCAGGAAAAAAAGTTGGGTGTTTACCTTTCAGTCAAAGCGCTACCCGCAGCTACAAGACAGTAAAGCGCGTGTTTTCCTCGCAGGAGACTTTAATGAGTGGGGCGAGGCAATCGGTGAGCCAGAGTGGGAACTTGTGCCGCTGAAAGACGAGGCGGGTGCGACCTATGAGGTCAGCGTGCCAGCTAAAGATATTCCTGAAGGGGGCACGTTTAAATTCAAGTTCGTGACGGAGGATGGGCACTGGTTGGACGTCCCTGAGAGTGCACCTAATATGGTGAGCTGCGCGGATGGTGTCTCTAATTTTGAATTTAACCCGATGCAGACGGGTAAGCATATCTTTCGTTTTCAAACGCCGAAAGGCTATGTCCCTCAGGGGAACGAGAAAATCATTTGGCGCGAGGGTGAACACGAAGAAGTGCATGAGTTGCCGCACACTCAATTCCTGCTGTCGGCGTCGACTGACTTGCCGCTCGGTGCGATTGTTGAGGAAGGTCGCACGACGTTTCGTCTGTTTGCGCCGCGTGCTTCGGGCGTGAAGCTGGCTTACGGCCAGAAGGCGGATGCGTCGGATGCAGTGTTGGTCGATATGAGCTGTGTGGATGGCGTGACCTGGGAGGTCGCGTTCGATGAGAGTCTCGTCGGTTCCTACTATACGTTTCGTGTGCTTGGCAAAAGCCATGAGGGCACGTCTCATTTTGATGAGAACTTTGTGGTGCTCGATCCGTATGCAAAAGCCTGTCTCGGGGCACGCGGTCCGGCCATTGTGGTTGACCCTGCCCGCCTGCAGAAGATTGAGAACCAGTTTACACCGCCAGGCTGGCATGATCTGGTCATTCTGGAAGGGCACGTTCGTGATTTAGCAGCACATGCTCCGATTGAACTGACGGCGGAGGAGCGTCGCGGCTATTCTGGCCTGCGTAAGTGGCTGAAGGCCGAGGGTTCGTATCTTCAGGAGATTGGCGTCAACGCAATTGAGCTGCAGCCAATTCAAGAATTTGATAATATAGAGACCGAAGACTACCACTGGGGCTATATGACGACGAACTACTTCTCGCCAGAAAGTAGTTATGCGCTGGAGCCTGAGAAGGCATCGCAAATTGAAGAATTCCGCGGCTTGGTGCAGGATTTTCACGACAAGGGCATCTCGGTGATCGTCGACGTTGTGTATAATCACGTGGGCGAGCCGAATCATTTGCTGTTCGTCGATAAATGCTACTACTTCCACATGGATGAGGCGAATGACCTGATGAATTGGAGTGGTTGCGGCAATGACCTTCGCTGTGATACGCCTATGGCGCGCCGACTCATCATTGAGAGTTTAATACATTTGATCGAGACCTATGACGTCGATGGGTTCCGTTTTGATTTGGCCGAGCTGATCGGAATCGAGGTTTTACGCGAAATCGAAGTCGAATTGAAGAAGGTGAAGCCTTCAGTCATCTTGATCGCGGAGCCGTGGAGCTTCCGCGGTCATATTCAGGACGAACTCAAGGAGACGGGGTTCGCTTCGTGGAATGATGGCTTCCGTGAATCAATTGCGAAATACGTCGAAGCGAAGGGTAACCAGGACATGATCCAGTATTTCTTGGCAGGTTCGCCTTCTAGCAGTCGCTTCGCAGCGCAGACGATCAACTACACTGAGTCGCACGACGACCATTGCTGGATGGATCGGATTACCGAACGCGCCGAAAGCGATGGTTCCGATCCGACATTGCTGGATCGCCGTCGCACGCATTTGATGGCAGCTGTGTTGTTTGCTTCCTTGGGAGTGCCCATGCTGGCCGAGGGACAGGACTTTATGCGCTCCAAGCTTGGTATCTCAAATACCTACCAGCGTGGGGATGTAAACGCCCTCGATTACAACCGACGCTTGGTTTTCTCCGGCACGCATAGTTATTTCCGTAATTGGATTAAATTCCGACTGTCCGATCTCGGCCGTGCATTCCGCTACGATGGAGCGCTTCAAGAGGGCTATTTGAAGTTCTTCGTGGCTGAAGGTTCGAGCGCAGTCGTTGCAGTCTTTAATGCCGATCGTAGTCTTGATGCGCCGAAACTGATTTTTGCAGTTAACCCACATCTAGAATATGCGAATATTACCTGCGATGCGGATTGCTTCGAAGGCGCCATTCAAATTGCTGACCAAGATCGCTTTAAAATGAGCGGACTTCAGTCTGCTCGAATCCCGATGGGAGGCGAAACAGTGCACTTGCCGCCATTGGTATGCGGTCTCTGGATCGTGCAATAG